The following are encoded in a window of Acipenser ruthenus chromosome 26, fAciRut3.2 maternal haplotype, whole genome shotgun sequence genomic DNA:
- the LOC117430434 gene encoding probable G-protein coupled receptor 174: MNETCESNSLKDYIHFIYAVTYTVILVPGLIGNVLALWVFYAYVKETKKAVIFMMNLAIADLTQVLTLPLRIYYYLSHSWPFGEFLCMFCFYLKYVNMYASIFFLACISVRRCMFIIYPLRYSGTKGRFDVYLCIGGWVFVVLSCLPFPLLRQSSNNSTSFNQCFAELPMMKVNVATGVTMMTLAELMGFVLPLMVVLTCSWKTAICLREKNYVLQDSGEKRKAFKMVLTCAIVFLVCFAPYHISFPFHFLAVSNAVSTCSLKMAILKLHPVTLCLASLNCCLDPVMYYFTTDEFKRRLSWQELPETFHLYRKSSCSVATVEMPLDEVTNDIL, translated from the coding sequence ATGAACGAAACTTGCGAATCGAATTCGCTCAAGGATTACATCCATTTCATCTACGCGGTCACGTACACTGTGATCCTGGTGCCCGGGCTGATTGGTAATGTGCTGGCACTTTGGGTGTTCTATGCTTATGTTAAGGAGACTAAGAAAGCTGTGATCTTCATGATGAACCTGGCCATCGCGGACCTGACCCAGGTGCTTACCCTGCCACTTCGGATATACTACTACCTGAGCCACTCCTGGCCTTTCGGAGAGTTCCTCTGCATGTTTTGCTTCTACCTAAAGTATGTCAACATGTATGCCAGCATCTTCTTCCTTGCCTGCATCAGCGTTCGGCGATGTATGTTTATCATCTACCCGCTGAGGTACAGTGGCACCAAGGGCAGGTTTGATGTCTACCTCTGCATCGGGGGCTGGGTTTTTGTCGTCTTGTCCTGCCTGCCTTTTCCTCTGCTGAGGCAAAGCTCAAACAACTCCACCTCCTTTAACCAGTGCTTCGCAGAGCTCCCAATGATGAAGGTCAATGTGGCGACAGGAGTGACCATGATGACCCTGGCCGAACTGATGGGCTTCGTGCTCCCGCTCATGGTGGTCCTCACCTGCTCCTGGAAGACAGCCATATGCCTGCGTGAGAAGAACTATGTGCTGCAGGACAGCGGCGAGAAGCGCAAGGCCTTCAAGATGGTGCTCACGTGCGCCATTGTTTTCCTGGTGTGCTTTGCTCCGTACCACATCAGCTTCCCCTTCCACTTCCTGGCGGTGTCGAACGCAGTGTCCACCTGCAGCTTGAAGATGGCCATCCTCAAGCTGCACCCTGTCACCCTGTGCCTGGCCAGTCTGAACTGTTGCCTGGACCCTGTTATGTACTACTTTACCACGGACGAGTTCAAGAGGAGGCTGTCCTGGCAGGAGCTGCCAGAGACTTTTCACCTTTATAGAAAGTCGTCTTGTTCAGTGGCCACTGTGGAGATGCCCCTAGATGAAGTAACTAATGACATTCTGTAA